One genomic segment of Leptospira sp. WS92.C1 includes these proteins:
- a CDS encoding peroxiredoxin — protein sequence MSDPVLGTPLPAVSLESTEGKNVKLPEDISGAWTLLYFYPKDDTPGCTKQACSYRDNIGAFTKIGAKVYGVSLDNLTSHGDFIQKYSLNFPLLSDPDHKLSEALGVYGDQEWRGKVFKGLSRDSFLISPDGKIQKVWRKVDPVTTVEETLQEISKVSGK from the coding sequence ATGTCAGATCCAGTATTAGGAACGCCCCTTCCCGCAGTCAGCTTAGAAAGTACAGAAGGTAAGAATGTCAAACTACCCGAGGATATTTCCGGCGCGTGGACTCTACTTTATTTTTATCCGAAAGACGATACCCCGGGTTGTACCAAACAAGCCTGTAGTTATCGGGATAATATCGGAGCATTTACAAAAATCGGAGCCAAGGTCTACGGAGTAAGCTTGGACAATCTCACCTCGCATGGAGATTTTATTCAAAAGTATTCTTTGAATTTTCCTCTTTTATCGGATCCGGATCATAAACTGAGCGAAGCTCTTGGAGTTTACGGGGATCAGGAATGGAGAGGAAAGGTGTTCAAGGGACTTTCCAGAGATTCTTTTTTAATTTCTCCGGATGGGAAAATCCAAAAGGTTTGGAGAAAAGTTGACCCGGTAACGACGGTGGAAGAAACTCTCCAGGAGATTTCCAAAGTCAGCGGTAAATGA
- the argB gene encoding acetylglutamate kinase encodes MEKLLERVNHILEALPYITKYSGKTVVIKYGGAAMAKADLKESFAKDIVLLKYVGIHPVIVHGGGPEINRLLESLQIPTEFIHGHRVTDAQTMDVVEMVLTGKVNKQIVSMINAQGGKAVGISGKDGNLVKAKKTPIEIELEGKETQLIDVGLVGKIESINPEILFNLQKEGFIPVISPVAESAEGDSLNINADTFAGEIAGALKAEKLILLTDTEGILIDGKLETGLNRGKVKDYIRKGEISGGMIPKVECCLTAIDQGVRRTHIIDGRVPHSILIEIFTDQGIGSLIE; translated from the coding sequence ATGGAAAAACTTTTGGAAAGAGTCAATCATATCCTCGAAGCTCTCCCTTATATCACAAAATATTCGGGTAAGACGGTTGTGATTAAATACGGTGGCGCAGCCATGGCCAAAGCCGATTTAAAAGAGTCTTTTGCAAAGGATATTGTTCTTTTAAAATATGTGGGAATCCATCCGGTGATCGTTCACGGAGGTGGTCCCGAAATCAATCGCCTCTTGGAGAGCTTGCAAATTCCCACCGAGTTTATTCACGGACACAGAGTCACCGACGCTCAGACCATGGATGTTGTCGAGATGGTTCTCACCGGAAAGGTAAATAAACAAATCGTTTCGATGATCAACGCGCAAGGAGGCAAGGCGGTGGGAATTTCCGGTAAGGACGGAAATCTTGTAAAAGCCAAAAAAACTCCGATCGAAATCGAACTCGAAGGAAAGGAAACACAGCTTATCGACGTGGGTCTGGTTGGTAAGATCGAATCCATCAATCCGGAAATTCTTTTCAATTTACAAAAGGAAGGATTCATTCCAGTGATTTCTCCGGTTGCCGAATCGGCGGAAGGTGATAGTTTGAATATCAACGCGGATACATTTGCGGGTGAAATCGCGGGCGCTCTCAAAGCCGAAAAGCTGATTCTGCTTACGGATACGGAAGGAATCTTGATCGATGGAAAATTGGAAACCGGTCTCAATCGGGGAAAGGTAAAGGATTATATCAGAAAAGGAGAAATTTCCGGCGGGATGATTCCCAAGGTGGAATGTTGCCTCACCGCGATTGATCAAGGTGTAAGAAGAACGCATATCATCGACGGAAGAGTTCCTCATTCGATTCTCATCGAAATTTTTACGGATCAGGGAATCGGTTCTTTGATCGAATAA
- a CDS encoding M61 family metallopeptidase: MSKLHFSVQEYQLTGHYLQVELEIVSPKKETVLSLPVWSPGSYMIRDYSRHIHRLEAFVSGKKGKNFEVQPIGLDSWSIVSGGESFCLRYVVYGFDYSVRSNYFTTEFCLLHPPALFLYPRDFEISEITLEISNSLPFEFCHSGLNGKGKKRFSSSLDEFLDSPILLSKRAAISFVSENCEHEIVLEGELPKSVQKNLIPDLQKITGEQIRSLEGSPNTRYLFILILAEGAYGGLEHLNSSVNMYDPLKTLSKDGYLKLLELLSHEYFHLWNVKRIRPIALGPFDYQKPNLTRELWIAEGITSFYDAYFLLKTKHLSPDAYLAKVMEDLQSLEKSEGESWMTLEDSSYTAWTKFYNRPNDSNANNTGISYYVKGGVLALAMDLFLITETAGKHSLLDVMKELYQNFHLGKNRGFTKSEFFQAAKKSTDVDLKLEFGDYLDKPIAIPIERYFQQIGVIRIDSSPSVELGFGMREERGNLVINKVDWKILDPSVDLSLGDEWIALNGMRIHSGNRKDLLKQYRTGEKIELLISRKGKILKRKLKLSKRFQTSQFKFEEHPSEDQKKFRDLFFGPSPK; encoded by the coding sequence TTGTCTAAACTTCACTTTTCTGTTCAAGAATATCAACTCACAGGACACTATCTCCAAGTAGAATTAGAGATAGTGTCTCCCAAAAAAGAAACCGTTCTTTCTCTTCCAGTCTGGTCTCCCGGTTCCTATATGATTCGGGATTATTCCAGACATATCCATCGACTCGAAGCTTTTGTTTCCGGAAAAAAAGGAAAGAATTTCGAAGTACAACCGATCGGTTTGGATTCTTGGAGCATTGTATCCGGAGGCGAATCCTTTTGTTTGCGTTATGTGGTTTATGGATTCGATTATTCGGTTCGTTCCAACTATTTCACTACGGAATTTTGTCTTTTACATCCGCCCGCTTTATTTTTATATCCGAGAGATTTTGAAATTTCCGAAATCACATTAGAAATATCGAATTCTCTTCCGTTTGAATTTTGTCATTCGGGGTTGAACGGAAAAGGGAAAAAACGTTTCTCCTCGTCTTTGGATGAGTTTTTGGATTCTCCCATTCTGCTTTCCAAACGCGCTGCGATTTCGTTTGTATCCGAAAATTGTGAACACGAAATCGTCTTAGAAGGAGAATTGCCGAAATCCGTTCAGAAAAATCTGATTCCAGATCTTCAAAAGATCACAGGAGAACAGATCCGATCTTTGGAAGGCTCGCCGAACACGAGATATCTCTTCATTCTAATTTTAGCGGAAGGCGCTTACGGAGGACTAGAACATCTCAATTCTTCCGTGAATATGTATGATCCTCTCAAAACACTTTCCAAGGACGGATATCTCAAACTCTTGGAACTGTTATCTCACGAATACTTTCATCTTTGGAATGTAAAACGGATCCGTCCGATCGCGCTCGGTCCCTTTGATTATCAAAAACCGAATCTGACCCGGGAACTCTGGATCGCGGAGGGAATCACATCCTTTTACGACGCTTACTTTTTGTTAAAAACGAAACATCTGAGTCCGGATGCGTATCTTGCAAAGGTTATGGAAGATCTGCAAAGTCTCGAAAAATCGGAGGGAGAATCTTGGATGACTTTGGAAGATTCTTCTTATACCGCTTGGACCAAATTCTATAATCGTCCGAACGATTCGAATGCGAATAACACCGGAATTTCCTATTACGTCAAAGGCGGTGTTTTGGCTCTTGCCATGGATTTGTTTTTGATAACGGAAACTGCGGGTAAACATTCCCTTTTGGATGTGATGAAAGAGCTCTATCAAAACTTTCATCTCGGAAAAAATCGAGGTTTTACAAAATCCGAATTTTTTCAGGCGGCGAAAAAATCCACGGATGTCGATTTGAAACTCGAGTTCGGAGATTATCTCGACAAACCGATCGCGATTCCGATCGAAAGATACTTTCAACAAATCGGTGTTATACGGATTGACTCCAGTCCAAGCGTGGAGCTCGGTTTTGGTATGAGAGAGGAAAGAGGGAATCTCGTGATCAACAAAGTGGATTGGAAAATTTTGGATCCTTCCGTCGATTTAAGTCTGGGCGACGAATGGATCGCACTCAACGGGATGAGAATTCATTCCGGAAATCGAAAGGATCTTTTGAAACAATACAGGACCGGTGAAAAAATCGAACTTTTGATTTCACGCAAAGGTAAGATTCTCAAACGTAAATTGAAACTCTCCAAACGATTTCAAACCAGTCAGTTCAAGTTCGAAGAACATCCTTCGGAAGATCAGAAAAAATTTCGGGATTTGTTTTTTGGACCGAGTCCGAAATAA
- a CDS encoding adenylate/guanylate cyclase domain-containing protein yields the protein MKTLFVFLLVFLPSLAVSETQETWKPIDLRKGNWIATPGFQAKSLNGIEASDPGVRKISEFPIVLNEIFKVPIGEGLKEYTLQTRFSLKEDPQQTKIYKPIFLYLESIGENWEIYLNGHSLSKDVHLDSSGKEMLLRRTIRNFRLPVDSSLLKKGENLLTFHLIGDAPASALSKNVDLGFYIDGDYSITTEQKLSGEISTLVNLCLNTIYIFFGFYHLLIFAKRREDRYNLYFGIFSVCMALYSLSRSSIAFDVIYDTTWITRIEYSSVSLLSPLFLLFMQDYFYGRAKFSKVLFGILIFNLIIAGVTLVEPFRYTMTSLRIWQFSILPTLVYLLYFMGKAVYLRKKDATLMAVSMFTVVFIAVYDVIDSILFQSGIRFTQFAYFLFVVALTTILANRFISLYRQSEDLNIELSQQKLELARQKNAFFRFVPVQFLNVLGKDSAVEVNLGDSVLKEMSVLFTDIRSFTTISEQMTPEENFKFINDYLASMEPIVQRHEGFVDKFMGDGILALFSGESEGMRVSRHGETSADKAILAAIEMKKRVQTINAEAKDSHFRGLKIGIGINTGNLMLGTVGSRSRLDTTVIGDTVNVASRLESLTNLYRAEILVTKNTLSSMTIADELAIREIDSVVVKGKTDPIIIYEVYEADAPHIRKLKDTTLPLISRGIILYKVADFQEALINFEQALKVHPEDIVSILYRKRCQEYIASPPTGNWIGVQHLLEK from the coding sequence TTGAAAACTTTATTTGTCTTTCTACTGGTCTTTCTTCCTTCTTTAGCCGTTTCCGAAACACAAGAGACCTGGAAACCCATCGATCTTAGAAAGGGAAATTGGATCGCCACTCCGGGCTTTCAAGCGAAATCTCTGAATGGAATCGAAGCTTCCGATCCGGGTGTTCGAAAAATTTCGGAATTTCCGATCGTTTTGAATGAAATTTTCAAAGTTCCGATCGGAGAAGGTTTGAAAGAATACACTCTTCAAACCAGATTTTCACTCAAAGAAGATCCACAACAGACCAAGATCTATAAACCGATCTTTCTCTACTTGGAATCCATCGGTGAAAACTGGGAAATCTATTTGAACGGGCATTCTCTCAGCAAGGACGTTCACCTGGATTCTTCCGGCAAAGAAATGCTTCTGAGAAGAACAATCCGCAACTTCCGTTTACCCGTGGATTCCAGTCTTCTAAAAAAAGGCGAGAATCTTCTTACCTTTCATTTGATCGGAGACGCCCCCGCTTCCGCACTTTCTAAAAATGTGGATCTCGGATTTTACATCGACGGAGATTATTCGATTACGACCGAACAAAAACTTTCCGGCGAAATTTCGACTCTTGTCAATCTTTGTCTCAATACGATTTATATCTTTTTCGGTTTTTATCACCTTCTCATTTTCGCAAAACGAAGAGAGGACAGATACAATCTCTATTTCGGAATTTTCAGCGTTTGTATGGCGTTGTATTCTCTCTCCAGATCCAGCATCGCATTTGACGTAATTTATGATACCACATGGATTACAAGAATTGAATATTCCTCCGTTTCGTTATTATCTCCTCTTTTTTTGCTTTTTATGCAGGATTATTTTTACGGAAGAGCCAAATTCTCAAAGGTATTGTTTGGAATTCTCATCTTCAATCTGATCATAGCCGGTGTTACCCTCGTGGAACCGTTTCGTTATACGATGACGAGTCTTCGGATCTGGCAGTTTTCGATTCTGCCAACGCTTGTCTATCTTCTCTATTTTATGGGAAAAGCGGTGTATCTCCGTAAAAAAGACGCGACTCTGATGGCGGTGAGCATGTTTACCGTCGTTTTTATCGCCGTTTACGACGTAATCGATTCCATCCTTTTTCAATCGGGGATTCGATTCACTCAATTCGCATACTTCTTGTTCGTGGTCGCCCTCACTACGATCCTCGCGAATCGATTTATTTCCTTATACCGCCAATCCGAGGATTTAAACATAGAGCTCAGTCAGCAGAAATTGGAACTCGCAAGACAAAAGAATGCGTTCTTTCGTTTTGTTCCGGTTCAATTCTTAAACGTTTTAGGAAAAGATTCCGCAGTGGAAGTCAATTTGGGAGACTCCGTTCTCAAAGAGATGAGCGTTTTATTTACGGACATTCGATCCTTTACTACGATCTCGGAACAAATGACTCCGGAAGAAAATTTCAAATTTATCAACGACTATCTCGCGAGTATGGAACCGATCGTGCAAAGACACGAAGGGTTCGTGGACAAGTTTATGGGCGACGGGATCCTGGCTCTCTTTTCCGGCGAAAGTGAAGGAATGCGCGTGAGTCGACACGGAGAGACTTCCGCAGATAAGGCGATTCTCGCCGCCATCGAAATGAAAAAAAGGGTGCAGACGATCAACGCAGAAGCGAAGGATTCCCATTTTCGCGGTTTAAAAATCGGAATCGGGATCAACACCGGAAATCTGATGTTAGGGACCGTGGGAAGTCGTTCGAGACTGGATACGACCGTGATTGGAGACACGGTAAACGTTGCATCTCGTTTGGAGAGTCTTACCAATCTTTATCGAGCGGAAATTCTCGTTACAAAAAACACCCTTTCTTCCATGACTATCGCGGACGAACTCGCGATTCGGGAAATCGATTCGGTGGTGGTAAAAGGAAAAACAGATCCGATTATCATCTACGAAGTTTATGAAGCGGACGCCCCTCATATTCGAAAACTGAAAGACACAACCTTACCTCTGATTTCAAGAGGAATTATTCTTTATAAGGTGGCGGACTTTCAAGAAGCGCTGATCAATTTTGAACAGGCGCTCAAAGTACATCCGGAAGATATCGTTTCGATTCTTTATCGAAAACGCTGTCAGGAATACATCGCTTCGCCTCCGACCGGAAATTGGATCGGAGTTCAGCATCTACTGGAAAAATAG
- a CDS encoding tyrosine-type recombinase/integrase codes for MPELEISKKNKHSIERLTKTIRQRNYKKATAYTYLKYNIDFLNFADKPAEKINLKDLNRYMEYLRKKKVSSSTIQINVSSLKMFFEDVMKMDLFRGFQRPVREYNNPNAITYKEMQNILKAASINPKHELMCGLVYFGGMRVGELISLKWNHLDLKRKMIQIKSSISSQSRNLEMTSELANLIRKYEKEVLVSSNAFLFPGKNPGSHTTSRNVERIISEIGKASGIGSPVTVFTLRHSRALHLIADGFPLDQVKDFLGHKTLASTESYIPIKKNLRAAVREKSKQDALRNIRKKFKTG; via the coding sequence ATGCCAGAATTGGAAATTTCAAAAAAGAACAAACATTCGATCGAAAGACTCACGAAAACCATACGTCAGAGAAATTATAAGAAAGCGACCGCTTATACTTATCTCAAATACAATATTGATTTTCTCAATTTTGCGGATAAACCCGCGGAAAAAATCAACCTAAAGGATTTGAATCGATATATGGAGTATTTGAGAAAGAAAAAAGTATCTTCTTCAACGATTCAGATCAACGTAAGTTCTCTCAAGATGTTTTTTGAGGACGTTATGAAAATGGACCTGTTCCGTGGTTTTCAAAGACCCGTGCGGGAATACAATAATCCGAACGCGATTACTTATAAAGAGATGCAGAATATTCTAAAAGCCGCATCTATCAATCCCAAACACGAATTGATGTGCGGTCTTGTTTATTTCGGCGGCATGCGCGTAGGAGAATTGATTTCGCTTAAATGGAATCATCTGGATTTAAAAAGAAAAATGATTCAGATCAAATCGAGTATATCTTCCCAATCCAGAAATCTGGAAATGACGAGCGAGTTGGCCAATTTGATCAGGAAATATGAAAAAGAAGTCCTAGTTTCCTCAAACGCGTTCTTGTTCCCAGGTAAAAATCCTGGATCGCACACTACTTCTAGAAATGTGGAACGAATCATTTCCGAAATCGGAAAAGCTTCGGGAATCGGAAGTCCGGTAACCGTGTTTACTCTCAGACACAGCAGGGCATTGCATTTGATTGCGGACGGATTTCCATTGGATCAAGTTAAGGATTTTCTCGGACACAAAACTTTGGCGAGTACGGAATCCTATATTCCCATTAAAAAGAATCTAAGAGCCGCGGTACGCGAAAAATCAAAACAAGACGCGTTGCGGAATATTCGTAAAAAATTTAAAACCGGTTAA
- a CDS encoding ATP-dependent 6-phosphofructokinase has translation METKIKSFGECLIPSPADYEYYTSDSSRLLFRTVFQSEEDWNSYVKNGPDFFEQAGPREKIFFHPKEVTAGIVTCGGLCPGINDVIRGIVMELFYRYGVSRILGFPYGYQGMVKKYSHKPIELTPEKVAHIVEEGGSMLASSRGNQSPVEMVDYLSLYGVKMLFCIGGDGTLRGAREIVDEIEKRGEEISVIGIPKTIDNDINYVQKTFGFSTAFSKAMEAVECAHVEAKGAPNGIGLVKLMGRHSGFIAVNAALASRNVNYCLIPEVNFDLYGNGAFLDDLKKRILKKGHAVIIAAEGAGQHFFETTGERDPSGNLKLGDIGIFLKDTMGEFFKKENIPVNIKYIDPSYIIRSIPANPEDSVFCGFLAQNAVHAAMAGKTDMVVGMWNNVFTHLPIPVAIQERKVLQPDRSTLWRSLLASTGQPAHMLAK, from the coding sequence ATGGAAACGAAAATTAAATCATTCGGAGAATGTCTCATTCCAAGCCCGGCGGATTATGAATACTATACTAGCGATTCCTCCAGGCTGTTATTCAGGACCGTATTTCAATCCGAAGAGGATTGGAACTCTTACGTAAAAAACGGTCCGGATTTTTTCGAGCAGGCGGGTCCACGGGAAAAAATTTTTTTCCATCCAAAAGAGGTAACCGCGGGAATCGTTACCTGCGGTGGACTCTGTCCGGGAATCAATGATGTCATTCGCGGAATTGTCATGGAACTTTTTTATCGTTATGGGGTTTCCAGAATTCTCGGTTTTCCATACGGCTATCAGGGAATGGTCAAAAAATATTCCCACAAACCCATCGAACTCACACCCGAAAAGGTGGCGCATATCGTGGAAGAGGGTGGATCCATGCTCGCTTCCTCTCGGGGAAATCAGTCCCCCGTCGAGATGGTGGACTATCTCAGTCTTTACGGAGTGAAGATGCTTTTTTGTATCGGAGGGGACGGAACCCTAAGAGGCGCTAGAGAAATCGTAGACGAGATCGAAAAAAGAGGAGAGGAAATTTCGGTTATCGGAATCCCGAAAACCATAGACAACGATATCAACTACGTTCAAAAGACATTCGGTTTTTCTACTGCGTTTTCCAAAGCTATGGAAGCGGTGGAATGTGCTCATGTCGAAGCGAAAGGAGCGCCTAACGGAATCGGACTCGTCAAACTCATGGGAAGACATTCCGGATTTATCGCGGTCAACGCCGCTCTTGCGTCTAGAAACGTAAACTACTGTCTGATCCCGGAAGTAAATTTTGATCTCTACGGAAACGGGGCATTTTTGGACGATCTTAAAAAAAGAATCCTAAAAAAGGGTCATGCAGTAATCATCGCCGCCGAAGGAGCAGGGCAGCATTTTTTTGAAACAACCGGAGAAAGAGATCCTTCCGGAAATCTAAAACTGGGAGACATCGGGATTTTTCTCAAAGATACCATGGGAGAATTTTTTAAAAAAGAAAATATCCCAGTGAATATCAAATACATAGATCCGAGTTATATCATTCGATCGATTCCGGCAAATCCGGAAGACTCGGTGTTTTGCGGGTTTTTGGCTCAGAACGCGGTTCACGCGGCGATGGCCGGTAAAACGGATATGGTCGTGGGAATGTGGAACAACGTATTTACTCATCTTCCGATCCCGGTCGCGATTCAGGAGAGAAAAGTTTTACAACCGGATCGCAGCACTCTCTGGAGATCGCTTCTGGCTTCCACGGGTCAGCCGGCGCACATGTTGGCCAAGTAA
- a CDS encoding SDR family NAD(P)-dependent oxidoreductase produces the protein MLETKDNSYQEKNILLTGGSGGLGRALVKSLVADGYSVTNFDINPPEEPLSGEFFLQTDLTLDSELSASLEKWKRKIDAEKQTAYGLIHCAGYGGPYHKITEVSTEEWDRIFSINIRSAFRITKTLIPIFRNLQLGRLLYIASSLSLKGSANSVAYSSSKHALIGFVKSMADEWGEFGITANAISPGYMETSMGIQEDQVDDHRKKIIAMTPSRKIAEPEEIARVVSFLLSRHSGYINGANWAVDGGITAV, from the coding sequence GTGCTCGAAACAAAAGACAATTCGTATCAAGAAAAAAATATTCTACTTACCGGTGGAAGCGGGGGACTGGGTAGGGCGCTTGTAAAATCACTCGTTGCTGACGGATATTCCGTAACAAATTTCGACATCAATCCTCCAGAGGAACCTCTTTCCGGAGAATTCTTTTTACAAACAGATCTCACACTCGATTCCGAACTTTCCGCGTCTTTGGAGAAATGGAAACGAAAAATCGACGCCGAAAAACAGACGGCTTACGGATTGATCCATTGTGCGGGTTATGGCGGGCCTTATCATAAAATTACCGAAGTCAGTACCGAAGAATGGGATCGAATTTTTTCGATCAACATTCGATCCGCGTTTCGAATCACAAAAACTCTGATTCCTATATTCAGAAATCTGCAACTAGGTAGGCTTTTATACATCGCATCCTCGTTGTCTCTCAAAGGATCCGCAAACTCCGTCGCGTATTCCTCTTCTAAACACGCGTTAATCGGATTTGTAAAATCCATGGCTGATGAATGGGGGGAATTTGGTATTACGGCTAACGCGATCAGTCCCGGTTATATGGAAACCTCGATGGGAATTCAGGAAGATCAGGTTGACGATCATCGTAAAAAAATCATAGCGATGACGCCTTCTCGAAAAATCGCGGAACCGGAGGAGATTGCAAGAGTTGTGTCTTTTCTTTTGAGCAGACATTCAGGTTATATCAACGGGGCTAATTGGGCCGTAGATGGCGGAATCACCGCGGTGTAA
- a CDS encoding SDR family NAD(P)-dependent oxidoreductase, with protein sequence MIFLITGCAGGLGKKLAEDAYAAGHSILITDINEKELKKFGAQWKNEKDRILISKLDVSSASDWKKVMDLVYKKWGRLDVLLNVAGYLLPGYIYEVPASQIDRHMDINAKGVMYGTREAAVRMVAAKAGHIINIASLAGVAPITGISLYSTSKFAVRGFSLAIAQELREKNVFITVVCPDAIKTPMLDLQKDYEEASMTFSGDKVLTVEEVSKMILGKILTKKPLEVLIPGSRGILAKIGNMFPAMTGSLGPMLRKKGRKRQSIYKKG encoded by the coding sequence ATGATTTTTTTGATTACAGGATGTGCGGGTGGACTCGGGAAAAAGTTGGCGGAGGACGCGTATGCCGCGGGACATTCCATTCTGATCACGGATATCAACGAGAAAGAACTCAAAAAATTCGGGGCGCAGTGGAAAAATGAAAAAGACAGGATCCTGATTTCCAAGTTAGACGTCAGCTCGGCCTCCGATTGGAAAAAGGTTATGGATCTCGTTTACAAAAAATGGGGAAGACTCGACGTCCTTCTCAACGTAGCCGGTTATTTGCTTCCGGGTTATATCTACGAAGTGCCTGCGTCTCAGATCGATCGTCACATGGATATCAATGCAAAAGGTGTGATGTATGGAACCAGAGAAGCCGCGGTTCGTATGGTGGCGGCCAAGGCAGGGCATATTATCAACATCGCGTCTCTCGCGGGTGTGGCACCGATCACTGGAATTTCTCTTTATTCCACGTCCAAATTTGCAGTTCGAGGTTTTTCACTCGCGATCGCTCAAGAACTCAGAGAGAAGAACGTTTTTATCACGGTGGTTTGTCCGGACGCGATCAAAACACCTATGTTGGATCTGCAAAAGGACTACGAAGAGGCATCCATGACTTTTTCGGGAGATAAAGTTCTCACAGTGGAAGAAGTATCCAAGATGATCTTGGGAAAAATTCTCACCAAAAAACCTTTGGAAGTTTTAATCCCAGGAAGTAGGGGAATCCTGGCAAAAATCGGAAATATGTTTCCTGCAATGACCGGTTCTCTCGGTCCGATGCTTCGGAAAAAAGGTCGAAAGAGGCAGTCAATCTACAAAAAAGGTTAG
- a CDS encoding SpoIIE family protein phosphatase, whose product MSERQLSLSLISDITARINSTDDLEELLGIIIETTKDVLNTEGCSLLLYDRDEDCLVFNVAKGTKGESLTELKVPRGKGIAGMVLETLEPVIVNDAANDPRIYRNIDETVGFVTNNLICVPMSTQGEIQGVLEAVNSLGRSEFTNKDIKVIQYLSDLAAIAIRNRRLILALKNRANELDCLFQLSQAISNIAEMDQFLNLTVHSISDVMGAERVSLIFLNPKNGKYELKKSIGFNLEEQEQFINEKEGVIRKILESGNPLLVQNTSVLTEDWTRPERYKTKSFISVPIRQDGKIIGILNSADKRSGNSFDNADQNILSTISNQIAEAYNSLLSKDQKEKLNSIKRDMQIASQIQVNSLPNIPKKIQGLELETSYIASKEIGGDFYDLIYHNPDEVSVLIADVSGKGIAAALFMEFSKTIIAGEVSRNSSTSISLMSANRIIQEKSGYFMFVTVMLVRINMAKRRIRYSSAGHNEQLLYKAKDKKVIGLSGKGMPLGIKESEIDEHEIDYAPGDLLILYTDGVSEAMNESSEMYGLENLTKLIERNGEMPLGALKELIIDTTDAFRGEADPHDDYTLFMVRLP is encoded by the coding sequence ATGAGTGAAAGACAATTATCCTTATCCCTAATTTCAGATATTACGGCGAGAATCAACTCGACCGACGACCTGGAAGAACTCCTCGGTATTATCATAGAAACTACAAAAGACGTCCTCAATACGGAAGGATGTTCGCTTCTTCTCTACGATCGGGATGAAGACTGTCTTGTATTCAACGTAGCAAAGGGAACCAAGGGAGAATCTTTGACGGAGTTGAAAGTTCCAAGAGGCAAAGGAATCGCAGGAATGGTTCTGGAAACTCTCGAACCCGTGATCGTAAACGATGCGGCGAATGATCCAAGAATTTATAGAAATATAGACGAGACCGTGGGATTTGTTACGAACAATCTCATCTGTGTTCCTATGAGCACTCAAGGAGAAATTCAAGGTGTTTTGGAAGCGGTCAATTCTCTCGGAAGAAGTGAATTTACAAACAAGGATATCAAAGTCATCCAATATCTTTCGGATCTTGCTGCGATCGCGATTCGAAATCGAAGATTGATCTTAGCTCTCAAAAATAGAGCGAATGAACTCGACTGTCTCTTTCAACTCAGTCAAGCGATTTCAAACATTGCGGAGATGGATCAATTTTTAAATCTTACGGTACATTCGATTTCGGATGTGATGGGAGCGGAACGGGTTTCACTGATCTTTCTCAATCCGAAAAACGGAAAATACGAACTCAAAAAAAGCATCGGTTTCAATCTTGAAGAACAGGAACAGTTTATCAACGAGAAGGAAGGAGTGATTCGAAAGATTTTGGAAAGCGGCAATCCACTTTTAGTACAAAACACCTCCGTTCTTACGGAGGATTGGACCCGTCCCGAAAGATACAAAACAAAGTCCTTTATTTCGGTTCCGATCCGCCAGGACGGAAAGATCATTGGAATTTTGAATTCGGCGGATAAAAGATCGGGGAACAGTTTTGACAACGCGGATCAAAACATTCTCAGCACGATTTCCAACCAGATCGCGGAAGCATACAATTCTCTTCTTTCCAAAGATCAAAAGGAAAAACTCAACTCGATCAAACGGGATATGCAGATCGCTTCTCAGATCCAAGTAAACTCATTGCCAAACATTCCCAAAAAGATTCAAGGTTTGGAATTGGAGACGAGTTATATCGCATCCAAGGAAATCGGCGGGGACTTTTACGATCTCATCTATCACAATCCGGACGAAGTGAGTGTTCTCATCGCGGACGTTTCCGGAAAAGGAATCGCGGCCGCTCTTTTTATGGAATTTTCGAAGACCATCATCGCGGGAGAGGTTTCCAGAAATTCTTCCACGAGTATCAGTTTGATGAGCGCCAATCGGATCATTCAAGAAAAATCCGGTTACTTCATGTTTGTGACCGTGATGTTGGTTCGGATCAATATGGCCAAACGTAGAATCCGATATTCGAGCGCGGGTCACAACGAACAGCTTCTTTACAAAGCAAAAGACAAAAAGGTCATCGGCCTTTCCGGAAAGGGAATGCCGCTCGGAATCAAGGAATCCGAGATCGACGAACACGAGATCGATTATGCGCCCGGAGATCTGCTCATCCTTTATACGGACGGAGTGAGCGAAGCGATGAACGAGTCCAGTGAAATGTACGGCTTGGAGAATCTCACCAAACTCATCGAACGAAACGGGGAAATGCCTCTCGGCGCTTTGAAAGAATTGATCATCGATACCACGGATGCGTTCCGCGGTGAAGCCGATCCTCACGACGACTATACTTTGTTTATGGTCCGTCTCCCCTAA